One window of the Lysobacter sp. S4-A87 genome contains the following:
- a CDS encoding HPr family phosphocarrier protein, whose amino-acid sequence MIEQELTVTNRLGLHARATAKLVQALSGFRSSATLTAKGREVNAKSIMGVMLLAAGQGTQVKLRVEGEDEASAAQAVISLFERRFDEDS is encoded by the coding sequence ATGATCGAACAAGAACTGACCGTCACCAATCGCCTCGGCCTGCATGCGCGCGCGACGGCCAAGCTCGTCCAGGCACTGTCGGGCTTCCGCAGCAGCGCCACGCTCACCGCCAAGGGTCGCGAAGTCAACGCCAAGAGCATCATGGGCGTGATGCTGCTCGCAGCCGGCCAGGGAACGCAGGTCAAGCTGCGGGTCGAAGGCGAGGACGAAGCCAGTGCCGCGCAGGCCGTGATCTCGCTGTTCGAGCGCCGCTTCGACGAAGATAGCTGA
- the raiA gene encoding ribosome-associated translation inhibitor RaiA produces the protein MRIETYGQQIEVTPALRDYVESKLARLERHCEQAFDVRTQLSLDKPNHRAKATVNIAGRTLHADAAAIDMYAAIDLLSDKLDRLLKEHRSKVVDHHRGESAARSDSFG, from the coding sequence ATGCGTATCGAAACCTACGGCCAGCAGATCGAAGTCACACCGGCACTGCGTGACTACGTCGAAAGCAAGCTGGCCCGACTGGAACGGCATTGCGAACAGGCTTTCGACGTCCGCACACAGCTCAGCCTCGACAAACCCAATCATCGCGCCAAGGCCACCGTCAACATCGCCGGCCGCACCCTCCACGCCGACGCCGCTGCCATCGACATGTACGCAGCCATCGACCTGCTTTCCGACAAGCTCGACCGGCTGCTGAAGGAACACCGCAGCAAGGTCGTGGACCACCACCGCGGCGAGAGCGCCGCACGCAGCGACAGCTTCGGCTGA
- a CDS encoding PTS fructose IIA subunit family protein produces MAVGILLITHEGIGNALIAVAGRLLRPLPLRTEALEVPFDGDPDALLPLASAALRRVDGGEGVLVLTDLYGATPSNLAAKVARLGTPVRRVSALSLPMLLRVMNYADLTLDELPAVAAAGARNGVIVDEA; encoded by the coding sequence ATGGCCGTCGGCATCCTCCTGATCACCCATGAAGGCATAGGCAACGCGCTGATCGCGGTGGCCGGGCGCCTGTTGCGTCCGCTGCCGCTGCGGACCGAAGCACTGGAAGTACCGTTCGACGGCGACCCCGACGCCCTGCTGCCATTGGCGAGCGCAGCACTGCGCCGCGTCGACGGCGGAGAAGGCGTACTGGTGTTGACCGACCTGTACGGCGCCACGCCCAGCAACCTCGCCGCCAAGGTCGCCCGACTGGGCACACCGGTCCGGCGCGTGTCCGCGCTGAGCCTGCCGATGCTGCTGCGGGTAATGAACTACGCCGACCTGACCCTGGACGAGCTGCCCGCCGTGGCCGCCGCCGGAGCACGCAACGGCGTGATCGTGGATGAAGCATGA
- the lptA gene encoding lipopolysaccharide transport periplasmic protein LptA, translating to MTVLFASLQTLLPAAALATLLALAPASALARTSDRNKPMDIDAGSSDYSMDDSRPTTLSGGVIITQGTLDIRSSQAVIHSSGGDPVRAVLTGSPVTLKQELDDGKAMDAKANKVDYDLKSEIVVFTGGVNIQQPSGSIAGERVVYNMKTGQVQGGGQDAGRVKIRIMPKNTQGGG from the coding sequence ATGACCGTTCTGTTCGCTAGCCTGCAGACGCTGCTTCCGGCGGCCGCGCTGGCGACCCTGCTGGCACTGGCCCCGGCCAGCGCGCTGGCCCGCACCAGCGACCGCAACAAGCCGATGGACATCGATGCCGGCAGCAGCGACTACTCGATGGACGACAGCCGCCCGACCACCCTCAGCGGTGGCGTGATCATCACCCAGGGCACGCTCGACATACGCTCCAGCCAGGCGGTCATCCACTCCAGCGGCGGCGACCCCGTGCGTGCGGTGCTGACCGGCTCGCCGGTCACGCTCAAGCAGGAGCTGGACGACGGCAAGGCCATGGACGCCAAGGCCAACAAGGTCGATTACGACCTCAAGAGCGAGATTGTCGTGTTCACCGGCGGCGTCAACATCCAGCAGCCCAGCGGCTCCATCGCCGGCGAACGCGTCGTCTACAACATGAAGACCGGCCAGGTGCAGGGCGGCGGCCAGGATGCCGGCCGGGTCAAGATCCGGATCATGCCCAAGAACACGCAGGGAGGCGGCTGA
- the lptB gene encoding LPS export ABC transporter ATP-binding protein translates to MLVAQGLRKAYRSREVVKDFGLSLDAGEVVGLLGPNGAGKTTCFYMIVGLVPADAGQIVLDGKDITSEPMYARAKYGVGYLPQEPSVFRKLSVADNIRLVLELREDLDKAGRERELASLLDELQVNHVADQIGASLSGGERRRVEIARALAAKPRLMLLDEPFAGVDPISVGEIQRIVRHLKNRGIGVLITDHNVRETLGICDRAYILNEGSVLAQGAPDSLLANPDVRRVYLGETFRL, encoded by the coding sequence ATGCTGGTCGCCCAGGGGCTGCGCAAGGCTTACCGTTCGCGTGAAGTGGTCAAGGATTTCGGCCTGAGCCTGGATGCCGGCGAAGTCGTCGGCCTGCTCGGCCCCAACGGTGCCGGCAAGACCACCTGTTTCTACATGATCGTCGGCCTGGTCCCGGCCGATGCCGGTCAGATCGTGCTCGACGGCAAGGACATCACCTCCGAGCCCATGTACGCCCGCGCCAAGTACGGCGTCGGCTACCTGCCGCAGGAGCCTTCGGTGTTCCGCAAGCTCAGCGTGGCCGACAACATCCGCCTGGTGCTGGAGCTGCGCGAGGACCTCGACAAGGCCGGGCGCGAACGCGAGCTGGCCAGCCTGCTGGACGAACTCCAGGTCAACCACGTCGCCGACCAGATCGGCGCGAGCCTGTCTGGCGGCGAACGCCGCCGCGTCGAGATCGCCCGCGCGCTCGCGGCCAAGCCGCGGCTGATGCTGCTCGATGAGCCCTTCGCCGGCGTCGACCCGATCTCGGTCGGCGAGATCCAGCGAATCGTGCGCCACCTCAAGAATCGGGGCATCGGCGTGCTGATCACCGACCACAATGTCCGCGAAACCTTGGGTATTTGCGATCGGGCGTATATTCTCAACGAAGGCAGCGTGCTCGCGCAGGGAGCACCGGACTCGCTGCTTGCAAATCCCGATGTCCGACGCGTTTATCTGGGTGAAACCTTCCGGCTGTAA
- the hprK gene encoding HPr(Ser) kinase/phosphatase gives MSTSISAGELFEQQRDRLSLRWLAGQQGDRRVLEAVNTVARRPSLAGYLNAIYPNKVQILGTEELAWLDALDSRLRWETIEKIIQFRPLALVISKDQPCPEDLRIAAQESQTPLWVSPRRGHELLNHLQYHLARTLAPRVTLHGVFMEIYSIGVLITGESGSGKSELALELVTRGHRLVADDAPEFTQIAPDVLDGTCPEMLQDLLEVRGLGVLNIRQMFGDTAVKNNKYLRLIVHLAKPMTEPKPMGIERLTGDSGVRRVLDLDVPMITLPVMPGRNLAVLTEAATRLHSLRMKGLDPAAAFIARHSNFLERGDS, from the coding sequence ATGAGCACGAGCATCAGCGCAGGAGAATTGTTCGAACAACAACGCGATCGACTCAGCCTGCGCTGGCTTGCCGGCCAGCAGGGCGACCGGCGCGTGCTCGAAGCGGTCAACACCGTGGCGCGTCGGCCGTCGCTCGCCGGCTATCTCAACGCGATCTATCCCAACAAGGTGCAGATCCTCGGCACCGAGGAGCTGGCCTGGCTCGACGCGCTCGACTCGCGCCTGCGCTGGGAGACGATCGAGAAGATCATCCAGTTCCGTCCGCTGGCACTGGTCATCAGCAAGGACCAGCCCTGCCCGGAGGACCTGCGCATCGCAGCGCAGGAAAGCCAGACACCGCTGTGGGTTTCGCCGCGGCGCGGCCACGAACTGCTCAACCACCTGCAGTACCACCTCGCGCGCACGCTCGCGCCGCGGGTGACGCTGCACGGTGTCTTCATGGAAATCTATTCGATCGGCGTGCTGATCACCGGTGAGTCGGGCTCGGGCAAGAGCGAGCTGGCGCTGGAACTGGTCACGCGCGGCCATCGCCTGGTCGCTGACGACGCGCCGGAGTTCACCCAGATCGCCCCCGACGTGCTCGACGGCACCTGCCCGGAAATGCTGCAGGACCTGCTCGAAGTGCGCGGCCTGGGCGTGCTCAACATCCGCCAGATGTTCGGCGACACCGCGGTCAAGAACAACAAGTACCTGCGCCTGATCGTGCACCTGGCCAAGCCGATGACCGAGCCCAAGCCGATGGGCATCGAGCGCCTCACCGGCGACAGCGGCGTGCGCCGCGTGCTCGACCTGGACGTGCCGATGATCACCCTGCCCGTCATGCCCGGCCGCAACCTGGCCGTGCTGACGGAAGCGGCGACGCGCCTGCACAGCCTGCGCATGAAGGGGCTCGACCCGGCGGCGGCGTTCATCGCCCGCCACAGCAATTTCCTCGAACGCGGCGATTCCTGA
- a CDS encoding RNA polymerase factor sigma-54 translates to MKPRLQATLGQQLVMTPQLRQAIRLLQLSAVELEAELAAAVESNPLLDWTEVAISVTNGNGASDSSSHEDSTEHLPPEAEWGSNDGEPWYERIGPADSDDDAPVAEQVAESDTLHDHLLWQLHLSPLSPRDRLIGVALIEAIDDDGYLREPLDSIAASLAPSVEASEEEITTVLHQVQQFDPVGVGARSLGECLRLQLAQFAVETPGKALAHQLANGPLERLPKVGVAGLASEMRLDLGEVETAVHLLRSLDPRPGAQIGAIASDTYIAPDLVIWRQHGLWRVALADGMRPRIAIHRGYESMVRHASGSDASYLRGHLQEARWLLKSLEARGETLIKVARCLLKQQAAFLEFGDSALRPLTLREVAGEVGLHESTVSRAIARKYARTPRGTIPLRAFFASGIDTGAGGEASSTAIQSMIRRLIEAENPRKPLSDARLAETLKATGVPVARRTVAKYREAMSIPSSQDRVRIG, encoded by the coding sequence ATGAAGCCCCGCCTCCAAGCCACACTAGGACAACAGCTGGTGATGACACCGCAGCTGCGTCAGGCGATCCGCCTGCTGCAGTTGTCGGCAGTCGAGCTTGAAGCTGAACTGGCGGCGGCAGTGGAGAGCAATCCGCTGCTCGACTGGACCGAAGTCGCGATCAGCGTCACCAATGGCAACGGCGCAAGCGATTCGTCGTCGCATGAAGACAGCACCGAGCACCTGCCGCCCGAGGCCGAATGGGGCAGCAATGACGGCGAGCCGTGGTACGAGCGCATCGGCCCTGCCGACAGCGACGACGACGCGCCGGTCGCCGAGCAGGTCGCCGAATCGGACACGCTGCACGACCACCTGCTGTGGCAGCTGCACCTGAGCCCGCTGTCGCCGCGCGACCGCCTGATCGGCGTGGCCCTGATCGAGGCCATCGACGATGACGGCTACCTGCGCGAGCCGCTGGACTCGATCGCCGCCTCGCTGGCGCCGTCGGTAGAGGCCAGCGAAGAAGAAATCACCACCGTGCTGCACCAGGTGCAGCAGTTCGACCCGGTCGGCGTCGGCGCCCGAAGCCTGGGCGAATGCCTGCGCCTGCAGCTGGCGCAGTTCGCCGTCGAGACACCGGGCAAGGCACTGGCCCACCAGCTGGCCAATGGCCCGCTGGAGCGACTGCCCAAGGTCGGCGTGGCCGGCCTGGCCAGCGAGATGCGCCTGGACCTGGGCGAGGTCGAGACGGCCGTACACCTGCTGCGCTCGCTCGATCCGCGCCCCGGCGCGCAGATCGGCGCGATCGCCAGCGACACCTATATCGCCCCCGACCTGGTCATCTGGCGCCAGCATGGCCTGTGGCGGGTCGCCCTGGCCGACGGCATGCGCCCGCGCATCGCGATCCATCGTGGCTACGAGAGCATGGTCCGCCATGCCAGTGGCAGCGACGCCAGCTACCTGCGCGGCCACCTGCAGGAAGCGCGCTGGCTGCTCAAGAGCCTGGAAGCGCGCGGCGAGACGCTGATCAAGGTCGCGCGCTGCCTGCTCAAGCAGCAGGCGGCGTTCCTCGAGTTCGGCGACAGCGCGCTGCGGCCGCTGACGCTGCGCGAGGTCGCAGGCGAGGTCGGCCTGCACGAATCCACCGTGTCGCGTGCGATCGCGCGCAAGTACGCGCGCACGCCGCGCGGCACCATTCCGCTGCGCGCGTTCTTCGCCTCGGGCATCGACACCGGCGCCGGCGGCGAGGCCTCCAGCACCGCGATCCAGTCCATGATCCGCCGCCTGATCGAGGCAGAGAACCCGCGCAAGCCCCTGTCCGACGCGCGCCTGGCGGAAACGCTCAAGGCAACAGGCGTGCCAGTGGCGCGGCGCACGGTCGCCAAGTACCGCGAAGCCATGAGCATCCCCTCCTCGCAGGATCGCGTACGCATCGGCTGA
- the lptC gene encoding LPS export ABC transporter periplasmic protein LptC, protein MTRRGLVIFVLLLIGAVLSTWALWSQRDRDTLAGGASDRPDYTLHDFELTVLDVQGKEAFTLIAPKMERDPKVKTLDIATPLFVIPPKAGSKATPWEVRSRTGWVSEKGEEVRLRGGVKAESTNADGKPVSIVTDHLNVFPDDKRATSTAAVTVTQPGFILNGQGLEADLDAKRILLKSNVKARYDRSVR, encoded by the coding sequence ATGACCCGTCGCGGCCTGGTGATCTTCGTGTTGCTGCTGATCGGCGCGGTGCTCAGCACCTGGGCCCTGTGGTCCCAGCGCGATCGCGACACGCTGGCCGGCGGAGCGTCCGACCGCCCCGATTACACCCTGCACGACTTCGAGCTGACCGTGCTCGACGTACAGGGCAAGGAAGCGTTTACCCTGATCGCGCCCAAGATGGAGCGCGACCCGAAGGTGAAGACCCTGGACATCGCCACGCCGCTGTTCGTGATCCCGCCCAAGGCGGGCAGCAAGGCGACCCCGTGGGAAGTGCGCTCCAGGACCGGCTGGGTCAGCGAGAAAGGCGAGGAAGTGCGACTGCGCGGCGGCGTCAAGGCAGAGAGCACCAATGCCGACGGCAAGCCGGTCAGCATCGTGACCGACCACCTGAACGTCTTCCCGGACGACAAGCGCGCCACGTCGACTGCAGCCGTAACCGTCACCCAGCCGGGCTTTATACTGAACGGCCAAGGGCTGGAAGCCGATCTCGATGCCAAGCGCATCCTCCTCAAATCCAACGTCAAGGCCCGCTATGACCGTTCTGTTCGCTAG
- the rapZ gene encoding RNase adapter RapZ, with the protein MSETPTPSLVIVSGMSGSGKSVALKTFEDMGYFCVDNLPADLLPQFVASVQRADDGAPAKLAVSIDVRNRHSDLSNIPDWLSAVGALGLDPKLVFFDAGDATVLKRYADTRRRHPLSHLGLSLADAISLERQVLKPLRSIADAVVDTSELNVHQLRRQVITEFCIGGDTGMSLLFESFAYRRGVPADADFVFDARALPNPHWDPVLRPLSGRDAAIRAYLEAQPDVNLFANQISQFLDTWLPRLHVDSARSYATIAFGCTGGRHRSVYLAERLAEHAREQGWEEVAVHHRELD; encoded by the coding sequence ATGAGCGAAACCCCCACCCCCTCCCTGGTCATCGTCAGCGGCATGTCCGGATCGGGCAAGTCTGTGGCGCTCAAGACCTTCGAGGACATGGGCTATTTCTGCGTCGACAACCTGCCGGCCGACCTGCTGCCGCAGTTCGTCGCCAGCGTGCAGCGCGCCGACGATGGCGCACCGGCCAAGCTCGCCGTCAGCATCGACGTGCGCAACCGCCACAGCGACCTGAGCAACATTCCCGACTGGCTGTCGGCGGTGGGCGCGCTCGGACTCGATCCGAAGCTGGTGTTCTTCGATGCCGGTGATGCCACCGTGCTCAAGCGCTACGCCGACACCCGTCGTCGCCACCCGCTGAGCCACCTGGGCCTGTCGCTGGCCGATGCGATCTCGCTGGAACGGCAGGTGCTCAAGCCGTTGCGCTCGATCGCAGATGCCGTGGTCGATACCAGCGAGCTCAATGTGCACCAGCTTCGCCGGCAGGTGATCACCGAGTTCTGCATCGGTGGCGATACCGGAATGTCGCTGCTGTTCGAATCGTTTGCCTACCGCCGCGGCGTCCCGGCCGATGCCGATTTCGTGTTCGATGCGCGGGCGCTGCCCAACCCGCATTGGGACCCGGTGCTGCGTCCGCTGTCCGGACGCGATGCCGCGATCCGCGCGTACCTGGAAGCGCAGCCGGACGTGAACCTGTTCGCCAACCAGATCAGCCAGTTCCTCGACACCTGGCTGCCGCGCCTGCATGTCGACAGTGCGCGCAGTTACGCCACCATCGCCTTCGGCTGCACCGGCGGCCGCCATCGCTCGGTCTACCTGGCAGAACGCCTCGCCGAACACGCGCGCGAACAGGGCTGGGAAGAAGTCGCGGTGCATCACCGCGAGCTGGACTGA
- a CDS encoding HAD hydrolase family protein: MTYSHLNDYPADIRERATRIRLACFDVDGTLTDGRLFFDSEGRELKAFHVHDGQGLVLLRKSGIAVAFVTARASEVAQRRAADLGIVEVHTAVADKLACVRDIAARMGITMDEVSFMGDDLPDLRVMLQTGLAVAPANAHPWVAGRVHWRTGSRAGHGAARELCDLLLAAQGHAETLLAQVCQVEGVRVEGNA, from the coding sequence ATGACCTACAGCCACCTCAACGACTATCCGGCCGACATCCGCGAACGCGCGACGCGCATTCGCCTGGCGTGCTTCGACGTCGACGGGACGCTGACCGACGGTCGCCTGTTCTTCGACAGCGAGGGTCGTGAGCTCAAGGCATTCCACGTCCACGACGGCCAGGGCCTGGTGCTGCTGCGCAAGTCCGGGATAGCGGTCGCCTTCGTCACCGCACGCGCAAGCGAAGTGGCGCAGCGCCGTGCCGCCGACTTGGGCATCGTCGAGGTGCACACCGCGGTCGCCGACAAGCTCGCCTGCGTGCGCGACATCGCCGCGCGCATGGGCATCACGATGGACGAAGTGTCGTTCATGGGCGACGACCTGCCGGACCTGCGGGTCATGCTGCAGACCGGCCTCGCGGTCGCCCCGGCCAATGCCCACCCCTGGGTCGCCGGGCGCGTGCACTGGCGCACCGGCAGCCGGGCCGGACACGGCGCGGCGCGCGAACTGTGCGACCTGCTGCTGGCCGCCCAGGGCCACGCCGAAACCCTGCTGGCCCAGGTCTGCCAGGTGGAAGGCGTCCGTGTTGAGGGCAATGCATGA